The Triticum aestivum cultivar Chinese Spring chromosome 6D, IWGSC CS RefSeq v2.1, whole genome shotgun sequence genomic sequence acatacgttgttccctttgtcatcggtatgttacttgcccgagattccgtcggtatctcaatacctagttcaatctcgttacctgcaagtctctttactcgttctgtaatacatcatcccgcaaccaactcattagttgcaatgcttgcaaggcttatagtgatgtgcattaccgagtgggcgcagagatacctctccgacaatcggagtgacaaatcctaatctcgaaatactacaacccaacaagtacctttggagacacctgtagagcacctttataatcacccagttacgttgtgacgtttggtagcacacaaagtgttcctccggtaaacgggagttgcataatctcatagtcataggaacatgtataagtcatgaagaaagcaatagcagaatactaaacgatcgtgtgctaagctaacggaatgggtcaagtcaatcacatcattctcctaatgatgtgatcccgttaatcaaatgacaactcatgtcaatggctaggaaacataaccatctttgatcaacgagctagtcaagtagaggcatactagtgacactctgtttctctatgtattcacacaattattatgtttccggtataaggaaataaataataactttattattgcctctagggcatatttccttcaatattttCTACTgttttttattattatatttcagtTGACACGACGGGCAATGCATGGTAACAAACTGAAGCATTGATAAATTTAGGGTGAAGTTTGGAGGAGTCCCCGACGATCACAGGTGAGGAGTCCCCGGTGAGGAGTCCCCGACGATCTTTGGGTGTTCACCACCCGCGGCTCGGGAACCGCGAGTCGACGTCCAGTTTGATTGTCATCGGGCACATCGTcgggttcctcttgatcttcagcttcccctgttgcagcatcaccgtattcagggggcacatagttgtcatcgtcctcttcttcttcgttgtcttccatcataacccctatttctgcgtgcttcgtccaaacattatagtgtggcatgaaacccttataaagcaagtgggtgtgaaggattttccggtcagagtaagacttcgtattcccacatttagggcatggacaacacataaaaccattctgcttgtttttctcagccacttcgagaaaatcatgcatgcccttaatatactcggaggtgtgtctgtcaccgtacatccattgccggttcatctgcatgcattatatataattatgtgtatcaaaagtaagaaaattagacaagtatccatgtgaagtaagattttttttctttcagaaagaagataagaacaagaggctcaccacggtggtcccggcgacgagatcggcgcgggcgatcgacggcggtgaagacggggacggggcgtgacggaccgctaatataaacctagacaaatctcgggaaaaatggagctcggaggtcgagcttcaagaggagaaagcttaactagtgtggctcgggcatttcatcgaacacctcatgtgcataggaggtgagctagagcactcaatgccctccccctcgccggccagctgaaaacagagcactgtggagtgcactgctcgccggcgatggggtatatataggcaactcatttgtcccggttcgtggctggaaccgggagtAAAGCccatccttctgtcccggttcgagccacgaaccgagaccaatggatgtgggccaggagcgaggcccattggtcccggttcgtgccaagaaccaggacaaatgggcccagacgaatcgggaccaatgcccacgaggccccggccgccctCCTGGGCTCTCGAACCAGGACAAATGcctctattggtcccggttcgtggcagaaccgggactaatgggctggccaggcctcaaccaaagcccctttttctactagtggtacagCCCTTGGACGCGAGTGCTTCTATGGAAAGAAGATAAAAATATCTCCATGTGAGCTTTGATCGACTCAAGCAATTTGTTGGTACATCAATGCCAGCCATCAGGTACTACTTAGATACTATATATTGGGTACAATTATATTATATATAAAGGCAATGGCATGCTTCTGATGTTAGATTGATGTATTAAATTGATCCATTTTTAACAACTACTCTTGCAATAGTAGATACTTTGTTTACATGACTAGGAAAATTGTTGAGCCAGGCACTACACGCCAAGGCGCGTTTCCTAAAATGTCGTCTCTCCGTAATATAATGTACTGCTATCACTATATGACATAGAAGAACTGTATAAATCTGTTATCCTGGACGGCCACTATAGCTTGCTTTTGGTGTATCAAGGTATCTTTGAACTGGATGAAGAAAACCTATCACCATATGTATCTTTGAACTGGACTTTGGTATTACCATTTTCTATGAGACACATGTATTCTGCTTGCTCCTATCTCTTTCATTACGAGACATGTAGCACGCTCTAAAGTAGTATTACTTTCTTGTGGCTATACTTGTGAGTATTATTATTCTACTCGCTTATGTAGCCACTAATGTGGTTCTTTGTTGCTTCTTTGCAGACATTTGATTAAGTCAAAGTCAACAGGAAGGCACGATGGTGATCAAGGTCCTTATATACGCCGAGTACTATCTTTTGTCTACCGTATAAGAATAGATCAATATGAGACTACTAAGTCATCTACTATGTATTTACTGGTGGTGTCATATCCGATCTTTATCTGGATCTATGAACTATTGTATCGAAGATGTCGAATTATGTCTACATAGCCTGCCTTTAAATGCTTATATAAACTCAATGTATCCTTTGTATTGTTCTTCTTCTTTGACTTCGCACATCTGCTTATTTTCGGACAAATTTTCATGTGACTACCAATGCTATAAACCAGAATTCTCTTTCTGAGGATGCTTATGGCTAAATTGTTCATCATCTTTTTAAATATATTCTATTCTATCCAATATTTGGATATTCTATCCAATATGTTATCCATGTCTAAAACCCATCTTAAACTTCATATCTTATTCGTAGATAATGATTTTGTGTATGGCATTGTACTGAATAAATATCATTGATTCATTGGTATTTTTTATATTTGCAATGCTCCTGTGACTATATTATTAGAGTGGATATGGCTGCACCCGTCAGCATCGCTGTCGGGTGCGGCAAGCCGCACTTCCTACCTAGTTTCTATGAAGCGGATCACATGGAAACTACCAACAGAAGAGGATCCACGTCGAAATACTGAGCCAGCATATCATCATGAAATTTACGAAATCACTGTAATCACCTCGTCGTCGAAGgaaacgtctccttccactgaatgcgcatcgtcggaaattctgaaataaatacagaaataaatgcgagcaccgggacttgaatcctgatgggctagggataccacGGTCCCTCTAACCATCCTCCCTGCTAATCCAATGAGGAGTAGAATTCTCATCTGCGGATCGTGTCCTAGTCTCAACAAAAACAATTGAGGTGTCCTAGTGGTTATCATTATGTGCATGCGGCCTAGTGGTCTTGAGTTCGAATCAAGTTGGAACATGTTTTTCTTCTTATTCTAACAGAATAGTAAAAAGGGCGGAAAATTGGCCAAACTAGTTCCAAATATTCAGGATTTATCTTGGCGAAAGCTCCGTGATGGACACTTGGTTGGAAGACATCACAGTTGAATTTTCTCCTGGCAGATATGCATCTGAATGAGCAGTCGAGCTTTCACTGACACCGACCTCCTGGATGAAGAATGGCGGCCTCGACAAAGAAGGGAGACGGACAGTGTGACTGCTGAACATGATATTCACCGACGACATCGTGGGCCTGCTCGCCGGTTTTCTCTGCACGCACAGGAGCCCGACGTGGATGCACTTCAGAATCTGGTCGACGGGAGGATGGTTGCTCAGGGAGGGGTCGATCATCTCGATGACGTTTCCCCTGTTCCAGTGCTCCCATACCTGCAGCAAATATGGTAGGCATATTCAATATTGTTTTCAAAGTTTGCCTGCGTTAAGAGTTTATGAACAGGCTTCAGGTACTCACAAGATTCACGAGATCGATGTCTTGCTCGATGTTATATGATCCATCATTTCTTCTTCCTGTGACGATCTCTAAGACCAAGACGCCGAAGCTGAACACATCTGACTTGATGGAATACTGACCACGCATGGCGTATTCCGGCGCCATGTATCCACTTTGACCAAAAACAGAACTTCAGAACCTCATTAAAATATTTTGCTGTCTTTTCAGAGAAATATAGTTGACATTCTTACTATGTGCCGGCGATACGACTTGTCACATCTTCTGATTGATCCCCTCTGAATAACTTAGCTAAGCCGAAATCCGAAATTTTGGGATTGTAATCGAAATCTAGTAGTATATTGCTTGCTTTGAGGTCACGGTGAACTATCTTCAATTGAGAATCTTGGTGGAGGTATTGTAAGCCTCGAGCGATTCCATTGACAATCTTGAATCTCTGTCTCCAATCCAGCTCTTTATTTTGTTCAGAATCTGTGACTCAAACAAGAGTATCATTGTAGCATAAATTTTACTATTCAGTCATGTGACTAAAgtttcaaaacaaaagaaaatcTTACCAAAAAGAATGGTATCAAGGCTTCTCTTGGGCATATATTCATAAACAAGTATTTTCTCTTGTTCTTCCAAGCAAACACCAACAAGTCTTACAAGATTCCTGTGGTGAAGCTTGGCAACTAGAACCAGTTCACTCTTCAACTCTCCTATTCCTTGTCTGGAAGTCTGACAAAGCCTTTTGACTGCTATTTCTTGACCATCAGGTAGGACTCCCTGTCAAGGAAAAGATACTTAGTCCTCTGCAAAAAAAAAGTTGATAAACTATACATATATTTTAAGCTAGATAAGGTATGATTCAGTACCTTATAAACTATACCGAACCCTCCTCTCCCAAGCATTTTGCTGTTGTCGAAGTCATCTGTGGCAACTCTTAGTGTTTCTAGATCAAGAAGAAGCGAATCGATGTCTTGAATATCATCTGAGGCAGCTGATTGTGCTGGAGAATAAGTATACAATGATGAAAAACAAGACCTCGGGCTCTTCAAGAAATATGATTTTGTTCCAATCTAGTGGCACCTTTGGTACTAAGATTTAAGAAAATGAAAATTAAATGAACAAAATCTACTAATAACTAATCAAAACACCATTTCATAGATAATGGATCAATTAATCAGTTGATTTGCTATTATTCGATAATTTAAAATGCTTAAGAGGCCTTACAAGGTAGAAACGCATCTTCTTCTGGTCTTCTCCTCCTCCAACAGAAAAAGTATACCACGGCGACGACCAACATCACAGCAATTGTAGGCATCAGAATAGCCAGGACTTTACCTGTACTATTTCTCCTTTTCTCTGCAAGTAAATATATGCCATCAATTCAGGCTTTTTAGTTATAACTTTAACTGGAATCTTGTAGCAcatatattttgtatttttgctgcAGGATTTTTCCATAAGAAAACATTGTAAATTTCCAAGAGCACAAATCGTTTGCAAGATTGAAGGCTCATGTTCTTTTTGTATGTGCTTTACCCTGGAAAATAGTTAGTAGCCAGTTTGCACATACATATAAATAATTGGGCTTATCTGGATGTGACATAGCTATGTGACATCCAACTCCTATACCATATTGATTATATGTGAAGATGTGTGTagatttttctctttttcttttttaattttattAGTCAAATAGTGCACAAGTTAGATGCGACATTGTTAATTCTCATCCAGACGAGATGAGAATTAGCAACTCTGCATATATAATTAAATATTGTCTTTCGGGTCAAGCAACTCTATAGGTAATATCTCAAGTACTAAGAAGAAGCCATCACTCCTAAGGAGATATGAACAAACTAGAATTGTTGTTAAGGGATTCAGAAGTTATATCAGGACCTTTTTTTTCACAGCTTGTATAATTCCTGTTTTACAGGAAATCGGAATGAGAGTCCGCCCTTGTTCCTAGAATCATAATCATTTGTTCAACAAATTAGTTGCATGTTCTTAGATGTGCACGTAATTTCACATCAAACAACCAGTAAAATACAGATTGCAGAATTATTTACAGAAGAAACTAAATGTAGTAAAAAAATGATGTTTTTTTTCTTGTCTAAACTGTGTTTCGATTCGTACAGCCAACTCACCTCCTCCTCGTATCACCGGTGGCGCGGAAGCAGGCGGCCTCCCTACAAACTGCGGAAGCTGCACCAGCGGACGGCCGGAGAAGAAAGGGTACACCTCGTAGCGGAAGTTGCACCACACGCCGAAAATTGCTCCGCCTGTCCTTCGGCTGAACCAAATCGGAAGCTGCCCAATTATGACGTTAAGGCACTTCCGGCAGACGTCCGCCGTGATGTCGGGCGTGCACTGCGACAGCGCATAAATCTTGGAGTTTCTGCTGTCGTCGAATCCCTCTTCCCCCGTGCTGAACCGCCTGGACGAGTCCTCCACCACGTGTTCCGCTGTGGCGTTGACAAGCAGCCCAACGGCGCCGTCGAACGCCGGCGAGCCCACGAGCCGAGACCGCTGGAGAATGTACGTGGTGACGATGTAGTCGTCGTCGACGAGGAAGTTCCGGTTAGAGAAGCGGAGCTGGCAGAAGTCGTAGAAGATCACCACGTCCTTGTAGAGCGGGCACACCCGCTGCGCTCCGGGAAAGGCGTTGGCGACGCATGTCTCGCAGGCGGAGGCGTTAGCGACGTCGCCGCGGCAGAGCGCCTGGCCGTAGACGATGTTGGGCACATCGCCGACGTTTCCGGTGGCGTAGAGCGCAGCAGACGAGGAGGCGTTTCTGGGGAGGGAGGCCGAGAGGAGATTGATGTTGGTGTGGTAGGTGCTGTTCTGCGGATAATTGCCACTGGAGGGTTCGGGCCCGCAGATTGGCCATGGAGACTGTTCGTCTTCGGCGGCGGTGCGTAGGACATGAAggacagcgaggaggaggagggtggtggtggtgatgctggcgAGGCGCCGGAAGAAGCCGCGGTGGGGCTTCGCCATGGCACTCCGTCTACCTGTGACTACTACTGGTCTGTAATCTGTATGAGCAGGTCAGGTGGGAGAGGTTGACTGGAGCGGagtgtttcttttttttttttggagAAGGCCATTTGTTGACTGGTACTGTAGGGACCATCTGAAGCAGCCTCTCCTATAGCGGCCATGAACAAGTGCAGGTGCCAAGAAACTACTTCCCCCTAAATAaatgtaagagcgtttagattactatgtTTTTATATGTCTTTACGGATGGAGTAGCATCAATAATATTGGAAGAGTAATAATTTATTTCTTGTATGAAGTACA encodes the following:
- the LOC123142949 gene encoding cysteine-rich receptor-like protein kinase 6 isoform X1; its protein translation is MAKPHRGFFRRLASITTTTLLLLAVLHVLRTAAEDEQSPWPICGPEPSSGNYPQNSTYHTNINLLSASLPRNASSSAALYATGNVGDVPNIVYGQALCRGDVANASACETCVANAFPGAQRVCPLYKDVVIFYDFCQLRFSNRNFLVDDDYIVTTYILQRSRLVGSPAFDGAVGLLVNATAEHVVEDSSRRFSTGEEGFDDSRNSKIYALSQCTPDITADVCRKCLNVIIGQLPIWFSRRTGGAIFGVWCNFRYEVYPFFSGRPLVQLPQFVGRPPASAPPVIRGGEKRRNSTGKVLAILMPTIAVMLVVAVVYFFCWRRRRPEEDAFLPSQSAASDDIQDIDSLLLDLETLRVATDDFDNSKMLGRGGFGIVYKGVLPDGQEIAVKRLCQTSRQGIGELKSELVLVAKLHHRNLVRLVGVCLEEQEKILVYEYMPKRSLDTILFDSEQNKELDWRQRFKIVNGIARGLQYLHQDSQLKIVHRDLKASNILLDFDYNPKISDFGLAKLFRGDQSEDVTSRIAGTYGYMAPEYAMRGQYSIKSDVFSFGVLVLEIVTGRRNDGSYNIEQDIDLVNLVWEHWNRGNVIEMIDPSLSNHPPVDQILKCIHVGLLCVQRKPASRPTMSSVNIMFSSHTVRLPSLSRPPFFIQEVGVSESSTAHSDAYLPGENSTVMSSNQVSITELSPR
- the LOC123142949 gene encoding cysteine-rich receptor-like protein kinase 6 isoform X2, encoding MAKPHRGFFRRLASITTTTLLLLAVLHVLRTAAEDEQSPWPICGPEPSSGNYPQNSTYHTNINLLSASLPRNASSSAALYATGNVGDVPNIVYGQALCRGDVANASACETCVANAFPGAQRVCPLYKDVVIFYDFCQLRFSNRNFLVDDDYIVTTYILQRSRLVGSPAFDGAVGLLVNATAEHVVEDSSRRFSTGEEGFDDSRNSKIYALSQCTPDITADVCRKCLNVIIGQLPIWFSRRTGGAIFGVWCNFRYEVYPFFSGRPLVQLPQFVGRPPASAPPVIRGGEKRRNSTGKVLAILMPTIAVMLVVAVVYFFCWRRRRPEEDAFLPSASDDIQDIDSLLLDLETLRVATDDFDNSKMLGRGGFGIVYKGVLPDGQEIAVKRLCQTSRQGIGELKSELVLVAKLHHRNLVRLVGVCLEEQEKILVYEYMPKRSLDTILFDSEQNKELDWRQRFKIVNGIARGLQYLHQDSQLKIVHRDLKASNILLDFDYNPKISDFGLAKLFRGDQSEDVTSRIAGTYGYMAPEYAMRGQYSIKSDVFSFGVLVLEIVTGRRNDGSYNIEQDIDLVNLVWEHWNRGNVIEMIDPSLSNHPPVDQILKCIHVGLLCVQRKPASRPTMSSVNIMFSSHTVRLPSLSRPPFFIQEVGVSESSTAHSDAYLPGENSTVMSSNQVSITELSPR